The following is a genomic window from Variovorax paradoxus.
AGAAGGCCGAGCGCTTCTTGAAGGAACGGCGGGCGCTGCAGGCGAGCGCCGTTCAAGACAGCGTGCTCATTCAAGACAGGGGCCGCGCCGAGCGGGTGCCGCTTTCCGAGGTGCTCTACCTGAAGTCGGAGTACAAGTACCTCACGGTGCGCACCGCCACCCGAAGCCACATCCTGGACGGCTCGCTCAATGAATTCGAAGAGCGTTACCCGGGGCGCTTTCTGCGCGTGCACCGCAATGCGCTGGTGGCGCGCGCGGCCATTCGCGCGCTCGAAAAATACGATGACGGGGAAGACGCCGAAGGCTGGGCCTTGCGGCTGGACGCGGTTCCCGAACCCGTCGCGGTTTCGCGGCGGCAACTGGCTGCAGTGCGCGAAGTGCTGAAGGAAGCCCGATGACCGACGACAAGAAAACCGCCGCCGAGACAACGGCAGGGCAGCCTGCCCCGGGGACAGCCGAACCCGTCGAGCCCCCGCCCGAACTGCCGCCCGAGCCTGCACCGGCTCCCGCAGCGCAAGCGCCGGCCGGCGAGCCCGAATCCAAGCCGGAACCAGAGCCCGAACCTCCGCGCATGATGCTGCACATGCCGGTCGATGTGCGCAGTGCTTCGCTGGTGGTGCTTGCCATACTGGCCGGTATCTTTGCCTTGAGATGGGCTGCGGCGGTGTTCATTCCGCTGATGGTGAGCTTGCTGCTGAGCTACGCGCTGTCGCCGCTGGTCGACCGGCTGGAACGCTGGAACGTGCCTCGCTGGATCGGCGCGACGGTGATCCTGCTGGGCTTGACGGGCGGCCTGGGCTGGACGGGCTATTCGCTCTCGGGCAGCGCTTCGGAGCTTCTCGATGCATTGCCGGTTGCGGCGCAAAAGCTTCGGCAGGCAACGCGCAGCAACAAGAGCGCCACCGCCACGCCGCTGGACAGCGTGCAGCAGGCCGCCGCCCAGCTCGAACGCGCGGCCGAAGAAAACTCCGCCCGCGTTGCGGCGCGCAAGGGCGTCGCGCGCGTGGTCATCGAGCGGCCGGCCTTCAATGTGCGCGAGTACCTGTGGAGCGGCACCGTCGGGTTGCTGGCCGCCGCGGGGCAGTTCACGCTGGTGGCCTTTCTTACCTTTTTTGCGCTGTGCTCGGGAAACACGTTCCGCCGCAAGCTGATCAAGATCACCGGCCCCAGCCTCGAGAAGAAAAAGATCACGGTGCACGTGCTGGACGACATCACGCGCAACATCGAGCGCTACCTGCTGATGCAGATACTCACCAGCGTGCTGGTCGGTGTTGCCACGGGCCTTGCGTTCTGGGCCATCGGGCTTGAGAACGCGGCGGTGTGGGGCATTGTTG
Proteins encoded in this region:
- a CDS encoding LytR/AlgR family response regulator transcription factor, whose product is MTLKTLIVDDETLARSRLRTLLRDCRSPDAEVVAEAAQGAEAQQYLASMALDLVLLDVHMPGVDGIEVARTLRERADAPAVVFVTAHAAHAVTAFDLDAVDYLTKPVRAERLQQALQKAERFLKERRALQASAVQDSVLIQDRGRAERVPLSEVLYLKSEYKYLTVRTATRSHILDGSLNEFEERYPGRFLRVHRNALVARAAIRALEKYDDGEDAEGWALRLDAVPEPVAVSRRQLAAVREVLKEAR
- a CDS encoding AI-2E family transporter is translated as MTDDKKTAAETTAGQPAPGTAEPVEPPPELPPEPAPAPAAQAPAGEPESKPEPEPEPPRMMLHMPVDVRSASLVVLAILAGIFALRWAAAVFIPLMVSLLLSYALSPLVDRLERWNVPRWIGATVILLGLTGGLGWTGYSLSGSASELLDALPVAAQKLRQATRSNKSATATPLDSVQQAAAQLERAAEENSARVAARKGVARVVIERPAFNVREYLWSGTVGLLAAAGQFTLVAFLTFFALCSGNTFRRKLIKITGPSLEKKKITVHVLDDITRNIERYLLMQILTSVLVGVATGLAFWAIGLENAAVWGIVAAVTNLIPYIGSVIVMGAAGLVAFLQFNTLQMGLLVAGTSLLIHTLVGNLLLPWLTSRTSRMNPVAVFVGVIFWGWLWGVWGLLLGIPITMVIKSICDRVEDLQPIGELLGE